From a region of the Myroides sp. JBRI-B21084 genome:
- a CDS encoding tRNA-binding protein — translation MKPEISWNDFEKIDIRVGTVIDAQAFEKAKNPSYKLWIDFGTEIGVKKTSAQITVLYGVDDLIDKQIVAVVNFPPKQIADFMSECLVLGVVGSNKEVTLLAPGKAVENGLTIG, via the coding sequence ATGAAACCTGAAATTTCTTGGAACGATTTTGAGAAGATCGATATACGTGTAGGAACAGTTATTGACGCTCAAGCGTTTGAAAAAGCAAAAAATCCGTCGTATAAATTATGGATTGATTTTGGAACCGAAATAGGTGTTAAAAAAACATCGGCACAAATCACTGTTTTGTATGGTGTTGATGATTTAATTGATAAACAGATTGTTGCTGTGGTAAATTTCCCTCCCAAACAAATTGCCGATTTTATGAGCGAATGCTTAGTTTTAGGGGTTGTTGGCAGCAATAAAGAAGTTACATTGCTGGCTCCGGGAAAAGCTGTAGAAAATGGTTTGACAATTGGCTAA
- the rlmH gene encoding 23S rRNA (pseudouridine(1915)-N(3))-methyltransferase RlmH, giving the protein MNIKLLAIGKTDNKNLQALIDEYTKRLGFYIKFDLEIIADIKNVKNLSEAQQKQKEGELILSKLTATDHLILLDENGKSFSSVGFADELQKKMNAGIKTLVFVIGGPYGFSDDVYKKANGKISLSAMTFSHQMVRLFVIEQIYRGFTILKNEPYHHQ; this is encoded by the coding sequence ATGAACATTAAACTTTTAGCAATTGGTAAAACCGATAATAAAAACCTACAAGCGTTAATTGACGAATACACCAAACGTTTGGGTTTTTACATTAAGTTTGATTTAGAAATTATTGCCGATATTAAAAACGTAAAAAACCTTTCGGAAGCGCAACAAAAACAAAAAGAAGGTGAACTAATTTTAAGTAAATTGACTGCAACCGATCATTTAATTTTGTTAGATGAAAACGGAAAAAGTTTTAGCAGCGTTGGTTTTGCCGATGAACTACAAAAAAAGATGAACGCTGGTATAAAAACGTTAGTATTTGTTATTGGTGGACCGTATGGTTTTTCTGATGATGTTTACAAAAAAGCAAATGGAAAAATATCGCTTTCGGCAATGACGTTTTCGCACCAAATGGTTCGTTTGTTTGTGATCGAACAAATTTACCGTGGTTTTACAATTTTAAAGAATGAACCGTATCATCATCAGTAA
- a CDS encoding DUF2147 domain-containing protein: protein MKNVLATLVLTAIASISMQAQSVTGKWKTIDDETGRAKSIVEISENKGKIYGKVVEILTEKKEAKCDKCPGSDKGKPVKGLTIIKGLKKDGKEYSGGSITDPSSGKVYKCVVKLNGADKLDVRGYIGIQALGRTQTWVRVK from the coding sequence ATGAAAAATGTATTAGCAACCCTTGTTTTAACTGCAATTGCATCCATTAGCATGCAAGCACAATCGGTAACTGGTAAATGGAAAACTATTGACGATGAAACGGGTAGAGCAAAATCAATAGTTGAGATTTCAGAAAACAAAGGGAAAATTTATGGGAAAGTTGTAGAAATTCTAACAGAAAAGAAAGAAGCAAAATGTGATAAATGTCCTGGTTCTGATAAAGGTAAACCCGTAAAAGGATTAACCATTATTAAAGGATTAAAAAAAGATGGTAAAGAATACTCAGGTGGTTCTATCACCGATCCGTCTTCGGGTAAAGTATATAAATGTGTAGTAAAACTTAACGGTGCCGATAAATTAGACGTTCGCGGGTACATTGGCATTCAAGCATTAGGGCGAACACAAACTTGGGTTCGCGTTAAATAA
- the nadC gene encoding carboxylating nicotinate-nucleotide diphosphorylase — protein MISAEQFQNELELIIQNAIREDVGDGDHSSLACIPANAMGKAKLLVKDEGILAGVDFAKMVFNYVDPEMEVEVLITDGTPVKFGDVAFYVTGKSQSILKAERVVLNAMQRMSAIATKTKFFVDLVAGTNAKVLDTRKTTPGIRAIEKWAVKIGGGENHRFALYDMIMLKDNHIDFAGGITQAITKTKQYLKDTNRDLKIIVEARNLKEIEEILTNDGVYQILIDNFNYEDTKTAVAMINGKCFAESSGNINEKTIRNYAECGVDFISSGALTHSVYNMDLSLKAVL, from the coding sequence ATGATATCAGCAGAACAGTTTCAAAACGAATTAGAATTAATTATACAAAATGCCATTCGTGAAGATGTAGGCGATGGCGATCACAGCTCCTTAGCTTGTATACCTGCAAATGCTATGGGAAAAGCAAAATTATTAGTAAAAGACGAAGGGATTTTAGCAGGAGTTGATTTTGCAAAAATGGTTTTTAATTATGTGGATCCAGAAATGGAGGTTGAAGTTTTAATTACCGATGGAACACCAGTAAAATTTGGTGATGTTGCGTTTTACGTTACTGGTAAATCGCAATCAATACTTAAAGCTGAACGCGTTGTTTTAAATGCCATGCAACGTATGAGTGCCATTGCAACCAAAACTAAGTTTTTTGTAGATTTAGTTGCTGGTACAAACGCAAAAGTATTAGATACCCGCAAAACAACGCCTGGAATACGTGCCATTGAAAAATGGGCGGTTAAAATAGGCGGTGGTGAAAACCATAGATTTGCATTGTACGATATGATTATGTTAAAAGACAATCATATTGATTTTGCTGGTGGAATTACGCAAGCAATTACCAAAACAAAACAGTATTTAAAAGATACAAATAGAGATTTAAAAATAATTGTTGAAGCCAGAAATTTAAAAGAAATTGAAGAAATTCTTACAAACGATGGTGTATATCAAATTTTAATAGATAATTTTAATTACGAGGATACCAAAACGGCCGTTGCCATGATAAACGGTAAATGTTTTGCAGAATCATCGGGTAATATTAATGAAAAAACCATTCGTAATTACGCAGAATGTGGTGTAGATTTTATATCAAGCGGCGCTTTAACACATTCTGTTTACAACATGGATCTAAGCTTAAAAGCGGTTTTATAA
- a CDS encoding YihY/virulence factor BrkB family protein encodes MRCKIPGLEGLSLYQLLRIYINGIIEGAINYKAGSIAFTFFMALFPFALFLLNLIPYIPVANFQESFLLFVEDNVPPNTYDAIELILIDIMSNSYKSLLSTGVIMSVIFMANGVNAIINGFQSSAHLSISRNFFKQYVIAIILSVLLSLMLVLSLAVYLTVEVYMHVANYPWLADLGRNIFVFLMILFTVSILYKFGTKETKHLSFISYGSVFTTLLMSLTSVAFGFYVSKFAKYNELYGSIGTLLVIMIYIWINCMILLLGFELNAAIYAAKRRNLYISNNKNRN; translated from the coding sequence ATGCGGTGTAAAATACCAGGCTTAGAAGGTTTGTCGTTATACCAACTTTTGCGTATTTACATAAACGGAATTATAGAAGGAGCCATTAATTATAAAGCAGGTTCTATTGCGTTTACCTTTTTTATGGCGCTTTTTCCGTTTGCTTTATTTTTATTAAACTTAATACCTTATATTCCTGTTGCTAATTTTCAGGAAAGTTTTTTGTTGTTTGTAGAAGATAATGTACCACCAAATACCTACGATGCTATTGAATTAATTTTAATAGATATTATGAGTAATTCCTATAAAAGTTTGTTATCAACAGGGGTAATTATGTCTGTGATTTTTATGGCAAATGGGGTAAATGCAATCATAAATGGCTTTCAATCATCGGCACATTTAAGCATATCGCGCAATTTTTTTAAACAATATGTTATAGCTATAATATTATCGGTTTTATTAAGTTTAATGTTGGTATTATCGTTAGCTGTTTATTTAACAGTTGAAGTTTATATGCATGTTGCCAATTATCCATGGCTTGCAGATTTAGGTAGAAACATTTTTGTTTTTTTAATGATTTTATTCACTGTATCTATCCTATATAAATTTGGTACAAAAGAAACTAAACATTTATCGTTTATATCTTATGGTTCGGTATTTACAACGCTTTTAATGTCATTAACATCGGTTGCATTTGGGTTTTATGTATCAAAATTCGCAAAATATAACGAATTGTACGGATCAATTGGCACGCTTTTGGTAATAATGATATATATTTGGATAAACTGTATGATTTTATTATTAGGTTTTGAATTAAATGCTGCGATATATGCTGCAAAACGTAGAAATTTGTATATTAGTAACAATAAAAACAGAAATTAA